One window of the Methanocaldococcus vulcanius M7 genome contains the following:
- a CDS encoding ABC transporter permease: MYFELAKRNLKRNLLRSVLALLGIIIGVAAISSLGILGGGLKQGIMENLGSISNYIIVFPNYQNGYTSFDKRDIEKLRVLNCKVIPVYATSDFVYIKGKNRKAYANIFGIDKNDIKYLNLKVKVSDTSVAVDTFFSNVNDVNVGDQLEIKNISLRISGIYNSTFLFPDNSLILTAKTYRRFYGENNYNYSRIILYVKNIEDINKIKNETDKILNRKEKKCIIISLNSILEAINGVITKVSYFLMGIGAISLLVAGIGIGNVMLMSVVERTKEIGVMRSIGASKRDIIILFLYEALILGIIGSLIGAFLSLFFGYLIVHYLLKTSLSYYAIFYMIIGITFGILTSLISALYPAYKASRLDPIKALRNE; this comes from the coding sequence ATGTATTTTGAATTAGCAAAGAGAAACTTAAAAAGAAACTTATTGAGGAGCGTTTTAGCATTACTTGGAATAATTATTGGAGTTGCAGCAATATCCTCTTTGGGAATATTAGGAGGGGGATTAAAGCAGGGAATTATGGAAAATTTGGGGAGTATATCCAACTATATAATTGTTTTTCCAAATTATCAAAATGGTTATACATCTTTTGATAAAAGAGATATTGAAAAACTAAGAGTTTTAAATTGCAAAGTTATTCCTGTCTATGCAACCTCTGATTTTGTTTATATAAAAGGAAAGAATAGAAAAGCATACGCAAACATCTTCGGCATTGATAAAAATGATATAAAATACTTAAATTTGAAAGTGAAGGTTTCCGACACTTCTGTTGCTGTTGATACGTTCTTTTCTAATGTTAATGATGTTAATGTAGGAGATCAGTTGGAGATTAAAAACATCTCACTGAGAATTAGCGGAATATACAACAGCACATTTTTATTTCCAGATAACTCGTTAATTTTAACGGCAAAAACATACAGAAGGTTTTATGGAGAAAATAATTATAATTATTCAAGAATAATCCTCTATGTTAAAAATATAGAGGATATAAATAAAATAAAAAATGAGACAGATAAAATTTTAAACAGAAAAGAGAAAAAATGTATAATAATATCTTTAAACTCTATATTGGAAGCGATCAATGGTGTTATAACAAAGGTTTCTTACTTCTTAATGGGAATTGGAGCTATCTCATTATTAGTTGCAGGCATTGGAATCGGAAACGTCATGTTAATGAGTGTTGTAGAGAGAACGAAGGAGATTGGAGTTATGAGAAGCATTGGAGCATCAAAAAGGGACATTATAATTTTATTCCTTTATGAAGCATTGATCTTGGGAATTATTGGTTCTTTAATCGGAGCGTTTTTGAGTTTATTCTTCGGTTATTTGATCGTTCATTATCTCTTAAAAACCTCTTTATCTTATTATGCAATCTTCTATATGATAATTGGCATTACCTTTGGAATCTTAACATCTCTAATCTCCGCATTATATCCTGCATACAAGGCATCAAGGTTGGATCCAATAAAAGCATTGAGAAATGAATAA
- a CDS encoding ABC transporter ATP-binding protein, whose amino-acid sequence MIKLKDVTKTYKMGGEIIYALKNVNLKIGKGEFVSIMGPSGSGKSTMLNIIGCLDKPTEGEVYIDNIKTNDLDDDELTKIRRDKIGFVFQQFNLIPLLTALENVELPLIFKYRNSMSEEERRERALKCLKMAELEERFANHKPNQLSGGQQQRVAIARALANDPPIILADEPTGALDSKTGERIMQLLKKLNEEDKKTVVVVTHDINVARFGERIIYLKDGEIEKEEKLRGFDDK is encoded by the coding sequence ATGATCAAACTCAAAGATGTAACAAAAACCTACAAAATGGGAGGAGAAATTATCTATGCCCTAAAAAATGTAAATCTGAAAATAGGGAAGGGGGAGTTTGTTTCTATAATGGGACCTTCTGGCAGTGGAAAATCAACAATGTTAAATATTATTGGTTGTTTAGACAAACCAACAGAGGGAGAGGTTTATATTGACAATATAAAGACCAATGATTTAGATGATGACGAATTAACAAAAATTAGGAGAGATAAAATTGGTTTTGTCTTTCAGCAATTCAACTTAATTCCTTTATTAACTGCCTTGGAGAATGTTGAACTCCCATTAATTTTTAAATATAGAAATTCGATGAGTGAAGAAGAGAGAAGGGAAAGAGCTTTAAAGTGCTTAAAGATGGCTGAGTTGGAAGAAAGATTTGCCAACCACAAACCAAATCAGTTGAGTGGGGGACAGCAGCAGAGAGTTGCAATAGCGAGGGCTTTGGCAAACGATCCACCTATTATATTAGCGGATGAGCCAACTGGAGCGTTGGATAGCAAAACAGGAGAAAGGATAATGCAATTATTAAAAAAATTAAATGAAGAGGATAAAAAGACCGTTGTTGTTGTCACTCATGATATAAATGTTGCAAGATTTGGGGAGAGAATAATTTATTTAAAAGATGGAGAAATTGAGAAGGAAGAAAAATTGAGGGGATTTGATGATAAATAA
- a CDS encoding Yip1 family protein has translation MNDLILSPDKFFKEIVTKPMNLKLPLIIVLLWSLVSSVVILTPIIYLEGVEDVMLLILKFIILFIATFLSNVVILLIIAGFSYIILIKLFNGIGDFKKMLEIIGYVSFVYLIEMTVALIIQIVSILTNTVYADGDYIIKLMDIVVTLWAMLLFAKGIQYNYKLTFKKSLVIPFLIFLLNFLSNMTDYINIY, from the coding sequence ATGAATGACTTAATATTAAGTCCTGATAAATTTTTCAAAGAGATTGTAACTAAACCAATGAACTTAAAACTTCCTTTAATAATCGTTCTATTATGGTCTTTAGTTAGTTCAGTTGTTATTTTAACCCCAATTATATACCTGGAAGGAGTTGAAGATGTTATGTTGTTAATTTTAAAATTTATTATTTTGTTTATAGCTACATTTTTATCCAATGTAGTAATTTTATTGATTATTGCAGGATTTTCTTATATAATTTTAATAAAATTATTTAATGGAATTGGAGATTTTAAAAAAATGCTTGAGATTATTGGATATGTTTCTTTTGTATATTTAATTGAAATGACAGTTGCTTTAATTATTCAGATTGTTTCTATTTTAACAAATACAGTATATGCTGATGGAGATTATATAATTAAGTTAATGGATATAGTGGTAACGTTATGGGCAATGTTACTGTTTGCAAAAGGAATCCAGTACAACTATAAATTGACATTCAAAAAAAGTTTGGTTATACCATTTTTAATATTTTTACTGAATTTTCTAAGCAATATGACTGATTACATCAACATATATTAG
- a CDS encoding COG1361 S-layer family protein, whose amino-acid sequence MKGLKKLFIIFIFLFLLSQVSAYIIFKNFDYKAQYLEPSKTYDLYITIESDKEINNTVIYIKPTNEISKENIEIIKGKKWIGHLFPYEYGVAHLIIKIKPNAPNYDYKITVYCNYTKDDQQYSENRIFTLPVRGKANLVIETTKNMLNVGNNKILLLLTNKGTGTAENIKIEFQNSNNLIILGDNTFTLSSLNSGESTYIPLTIFAKKEGVYSINYKISYKNPYNLLELTQKSETINEDSKSETLTYQNKNTVEETGILTFNVFPNELVSINIKNPTITVGKIENLTISIKNNYKDSLFVVQIGKYFIGDNQKSIFIKKGEAKNLTFQIKVDKEGVVDIPILIYFDNNQIEKNLTINVVGKADLVLSGIDIESSFNEIKITGDIDNIGTGKAKSVLISIEKTKNIIPKKPYENYFVGTLNPDDYGSFELHCQINGNVSEIPLKITYRDEDNNLMTIYKTVKIDKNIIPSKNESNGGINYLVVGIAILFCVGVVYLIYRGFVRKDVK is encoded by the coding sequence ATGAAGGGCTTAAAAAAATTATTTATCATATTTATCTTCCTATTTCTTTTATCTCAGGTTTCTGCTTACATAATCTTTAAAAATTTTGATTATAAAGCCCAATACTTGGAGCCGTCTAAAACCTATGATTTATATATAACAATAGAATCAGATAAAGAGATTAACAATACAGTCATATATATAAAACCAACAAATGAAATATCAAAAGAGAACATAGAAATTATTAAAGGAAAGAAGTGGATTGGACATCTCTTTCCTTATGAGTATGGAGTAGCCCATTTAATAATAAAAATAAAGCCAAATGCTCCAAATTATGATTATAAAATAACGGTTTATTGCAACTATACAAAGGATGATCAGCAGTATTCTGAAAATAGGATCTTTACTCTTCCAGTGAGAGGAAAGGCAAACTTGGTAATAGAAACTACCAAAAATATGTTAAATGTTGGAAATAATAAAATTCTCCTCCTATTGACAAATAAAGGAACAGGAACTGCTGAAAATATAAAAATAGAATTTCAAAACTCAAATAATTTAATAATTTTGGGGGATAACACTTTCACTCTATCCTCTCTCAACTCTGGAGAATCAACCTACATTCCATTAACAATTTTTGCCAAAAAAGAAGGAGTTTATTCTATAAATTACAAAATATCATATAAAAATCCATACAATTTATTGGAATTAACGCAAAAATCAGAGACGATAAATGAGGATTCAAAATCTGAGACATTAACCTATCAAAATAAAAATACAGTTGAAGAGACAGGAATTTTAACCTTCAATGTATTTCCAAATGAGTTGGTTTCAATAAATATAAAAAACCCAACCATTACAGTTGGAAAGATAGAAAATCTAACAATTTCAATAAAAAATAATTATAAAGATTCCTTATTTGTTGTTCAGATAGGTAAATATTTCATTGGAGATAATCAAAAATCAATATTCATCAAAAAAGGAGAGGCAAAAAATCTAACTTTCCAAATAAAAGTAGATAAAGAAGGAGTGGTCGATATTCCTATATTAATATATTTTGATAATAATCAGATTGAGAAAAATCTAACGATAAATGTTGTAGGAAAGGCAGATTTGGTTTTAAGTGGTATAGATATAGAAAGCTCATTTAACGAAATAAAAATAACTGGAGATATAGACAATATCGGAACTGGAAAGGCAAAGAGCGTTTTAATATCAATAGAAAAAACAAAAAACATCATTCCAAAAAAGCCGTATGAAAATTATTTCGTTGGAACTCTAAATCCCGATGATTATGGTAGTTTTGAACTCCACTGCCAAATTAATGGAAATGTAAGTGAAATTCCTCTTAAAATAACTTATAGAGATGAAGATAACAACTTAATGACCATTTATAAGACAGTAAAAATTGATAAAAATATAATTCCATCAAAAAATGAAAGTAATGGAGGAATTAATTATTTAGTTGTTGGAATAGCTATATTGTTCTGTGTTGGAGTAGTTTATTTGATTTATAGAGGCTTTGTAAGAAAAGATGTGAAATAA
- a CDS encoding Yip1 family protein, which produces MNIIEALTNPDMFFKKLSQKEISLKEPFLIVLIFSILIAISAYVSTSIIYKIFPPQYQQVLAFTKIIALISTFIGGIVAWLIIAGVMHLISMAFKGEGSFKKTLSFTGYGFLPNIVGALITVPIAYYYLSQIHIQPLTITQMQNPIIVQEVIKHIIPKTLIYTNAIIGFAVTIWNLYIWTYAIKYARNLTLKNAFITALIPTVIFGLYQLYCVLKLL; this is translated from the coding sequence ATGAATATAATAGAAGCTTTAACAAATCCAGACATGTTCTTCAAAAAACTCTCTCAGAAAGAGATCTCTCTAAAAGAACCATTTTTAATTGTTTTAATATTTTCCATATTGATAGCAATCTCTGCCTACGTATCAACTTCAATTATATACAAAATCTTTCCTCCACAGTATCAGCAAGTATTGGCTTTTACTAAAATTATTGCGTTAATATCTACATTTATTGGCGGAATTGTTGCATGGTTAATTATAGCAGGAGTTATGCATCTCATTTCAATGGCATTTAAAGGGGAAGGGAGCTTTAAGAAAACATTATCCTTTACTGGCTATGGATTCCTTCCAAATATAGTTGGAGCTTTAATAACAGTCCCTATTGCCTATTACTACTTATCTCAAATTCATATTCAACCATTAACTATAACTCAGATGCAGAATCCAATAATTGTTCAAGAGGTTATAAAGCATATAATCCCAAAAACTTTAATCTATACAAATGCAATAATTGGCTTTGCTGTAACTATATGGAATTTATATATATGGACTTATGCAATTAAATATGCAAGAAACCTAACGTTAAAAAACGCATTTATCACTGCCTTAATTCCAACGGTTATATTTGGTTTGTATCAACTATACTGCGTATTAAAGTTATTATAA